In Flavobacteriaceae bacterium, the following proteins share a genomic window:
- the pxpB gene encoding 5-oxoprolinase subunit PxpB, with product MNGFELTYKRFGARSILIEWPSVISEKVLYDVISFRDSLINSNIKCIVEVKSAYNSILVSCDTTIDNVYDKILELKSQYNPSKSKKNISTTLWTIPVCYEDEFALDLEELAIAKSCTKEDIVKLHSNDVYTIYFIGFLPGFFYLGGLDKKLHFPRRKSPRLQIKKGAVGIGGNQTGVYPNVSPGGWNIIGNSPVNFFDVSLQEPCFGKQGDKIKFEPVSLKMYHDIKILVDEGVYHIKNEVIND from the coding sequence TTGAACGGTTTCGAATTAACATATAAACGCTTTGGAGCTCGTTCTATTTTAATAGAATGGCCTTCTGTAATTAGTGAAAAAGTGCTTTATGATGTGATTTCTTTTAGAGATAGTTTAATTAATTCTAATATTAAATGTATAGTTGAAGTAAAATCTGCATATAATTCAATATTAGTATCTTGCGATACAACTATAGATAATGTCTATGATAAGATATTGGAACTTAAGTCGCAATATAACCCTTCAAAATCCAAAAAAAATATATCCACAACTCTATGGACAATTCCGGTATGTTATGAAGATGAATTTGCTTTGGATTTAGAAGAATTAGCTATTGCAAAATCCTGTACTAAAGAAGATATCGTTAAGCTGCATTCTAATGATGTATATACCATTTACTTTATCGGATTTTTACCTGGATTTTTCTATTTAGGAGGCTTAGATAAAAAACTACATTTTCCCAGGAGAAAATCTCCAAGGTTACAAATTAAAAAAGGAGCAGTTGGGATAGGAGGGAACCAAACGGGAGTATACCCAAATGTAAGCCCTGGTGGCTGGAATATTATAGGTAATTCGCCCGTTAATTTTTTTGATGTATCTCTACAAGAGCCTTGCTTTGGAAAGCAAGGTGATAAAATTAAATTTGAACCTGTATCATTAAAAATGTATCATGATATTAAAATATTGGTTGATGAAGGGGTATATCATATAAAAAATGAAGTAATTAATGATTGA
- a CDS encoding sensor histidine kinase, producing MVHLWILLCITQTEAVSKEQVVLIAYFIIAILLFTVLFIVFFITFQKRKNKLLLDKIKQQQIFEEEISKTQLEVQEQTLKNIGWELHDNVGQLLSFTGMQMNLLASQVKDELKDKVDNANNLLKESIQEVRALSKTLNSDALLNQGLHQSIQNEIDRLNKLKSIAASFIVEGGEKPFSNPKDEIVIFRILQEFLSNSVKYSEAQNLTITLNYTQETLLITAKDDGKGFDMNTVKKNSGLINMNNRAALINATCDIVSQPDNGVLLELNYPLS from the coding sequence ATGGTTCACTTATGGATTTTATTATGTATTACGCAAACAGAAGCAGTTAGCAAAGAACAAGTAGTTTTAATAGCTTACTTTATTATTGCAATTTTACTATTTACTGTACTCTTTATTGTATTTTTTATTACGTTTCAAAAACGAAAGAATAAATTATTATTAGATAAAATAAAACAACAACAAATTTTTGAAGAAGAGATTTCTAAAACACAATTAGAAGTACAGGAACAAACGCTTAAAAATATAGGTTGGGAATTACATGATAATGTGGGACAACTTTTGTCATTTACTGGCATGCAAATGAATTTATTAGCGTCACAAGTTAAAGATGAACTTAAAGATAAAGTAGATAACGCAAATAATTTACTTAAAGAAAGTATACAAGAAGTAAGAGCACTCTCGAAAACTTTAAATAGCGATGCACTTTTAAACCAAGGCTTGCATCAGTCTATACAAAATGAAATAGACCGCTTGAACAAGTTAAAATCAATTGCTGCATCATTTATTGTTGAAGGTGGAGAAAAACCTTTTAGCAATCCAAAAGATGAGATTGTTATTTTTAGGATACTACAAGAATTTTTATCTAATTCTGTAAAATATTCTGAAGCTCAAAATTTAACGATCACCTTAAATTATACACAAGAAACACTTTTAATTACAGCCAAAGATGACGGGAAAGGTTTTGATATGAATACAGTAAAGAAAAACTCAGGACTTATTAATATGAATAATCGTGCAGCTTTAATTAATGCCACTTGTGATATTGTATCGCAACCTGATAATGGAGTTTTATTAGAACTTAACTATCCACTTAGTTAG
- the pxpA gene encoding 5-oxoprolinase subunit PxpA, producing the protein MSKFKVDLNCDVGEGVDNEAFLIPNISSCNIACGGHAGDTETMQTVVKLCKEYNVKAGAHPSFPDRENFGRKDMSMPHDDLVKSVKSQIEDLIVVLNENKVPLYHIKPHGALYDMAAKNETIAKAIIEVMQDYKEIHLYVPYNSVMERLAITAGLSIIYEGFADRNYNEDLRLVSRALPNALIIDEEEMFEHVYRMVTQEKVKTASGVEVKIKAQTFCVHGDNPKAIELIAALKTNLTKSGIEIT; encoded by the coding sequence ATGTCAAAATTTAAAGTAGACCTTAATTGTGATGTAGGCGAAGGAGTTGATAACGAAGCGTTTTTGATTCCAAATATATCATCTTGTAATATCGCTTGTGGAGGTCATGCAGGAGATACAGAGACTATGCAGACTGTTGTTAAGTTATGTAAAGAATACAATGTAAAAGCTGGCGCGCATCCTTCATTTCCAGATAGAGAAAACTTTGGAAGGAAAGATATGTCAATGCCTCACGATGATTTAGTAAAATCTGTAAAATCACAAATAGAAGATTTAATTGTTGTTTTAAATGAAAATAAAGTACCACTTTATCATATCAAACCTCATGGGGCTTTGTATGATATGGCTGCTAAAAATGAAACTATAGCTAAGGCAATTATTGAGGTTATGCAAGATTATAAAGAAATTCACTTGTATGTACCTTATAATTCAGTAATGGAACGATTAGCTATTACTGCTGGTCTTTCTATTATCTACGAAGGCTTTGCAGATCGAAATTATAATGAAGATTTAAGATTGGTATCACGAGCATTGCCAAATGCATTAATTATAGATGAAGAAGAAATGTTTGAACACGTCTATAGAATGGTAACTCAAGAAAAAGTAAAAACGGCAAGTGGAGTAGAAGTGAAGATAAAAGCACAAACATTTTGTGTACATGGAGATAACCCTAAAGCGATAGAATTGATTGCTGCATTAAAAACAAATTTGACAAAATCAGGAATTGAAATAACATAG
- the panB gene encoding 3-methyl-2-oxobutanoate hydroxymethyltransferase → MSTAKKEYKRVTTNSLTQMKANGEKISMLTAYDYTMAKIVDGAGIDVILVGDSASNVMAGHETTLPITLDQMIYHASSVIRAIDRALVVVDLPFGTYQSDPKEALRSAIRIMKESGGHAVKVEGGKEVKESIKRILNAGVPVMGHLGLTPQSIYKFGTYTVRAKEEEEAKRLLEDAKMLEKAGCFAIVLEKIPAKLAKQVAKSVSIPIIGIGAGNGVDGQVLVTHDMIGMTHEFNPRFLRRYMNLYEEMTNAFTQYGSDVKNGSFPSDDEQY, encoded by the coding sequence ATGTCTACAGCAAAAAAAGAATATAAAAGAGTTACTACAAATTCTTTAACGCAGATGAAAGCTAATGGCGAAAAAATTTCCATGCTTACAGCTTATGATTATACAATGGCAAAAATTGTTGACGGAGCTGGTATTGACGTGATTTTAGTTGGAGATTCTGCAAGTAATGTTATGGCTGGCCATGAAACTACCTTACCAATTACTTTAGATCAAATGATATACCATGCCTCTTCTGTAATCCGTGCAATAGATCGTGCATTGGTTGTTGTAGATCTTCCATTTGGTACTTACCAAAGTGATCCTAAAGAAGCATTACGTTCTGCAATTCGTATTATGAAAGAAAGTGGTGGACATGCCGTAAAAGTAGAAGGTGGTAAAGAAGTAAAAGAATCTATAAAGCGTATTTTAAATGCTGGTGTTCCAGTTATGGGGCATTTAGGTTTAACGCCACAATCTATATATAAATTTGGAACCTATACTGTTAGGGCTAAAGAAGAAGAGGAAGCTAAACGTTTATTAGAAGATGCTAAAATGCTTGAAAAAGCAGGTTGTTTTGCTATTGTATTAGAAAAAATACCTGCAAAACTTGCTAAACAAGTAGCTAAAAGTGTAAGTATTCCAATTATAGGAATTGGAGCAGGAAATGGTGTTGATGGTCAAGTACTTGTAACTCATGATATGATAGGAATGACTCACGAATTTAATCCACGATTTTTACGTCGTTATATGAATCTTTATGAAGAAATGACTAATGCATTTACACAATATGGTAGTGATGTAAAAAATGGTAGTTTTCCTAGTGACGATGAACAGTATTAA
- a CDS encoding biotin-dependent carboxyltransferase, which yields MIEVIKPGFYTTIQDLGRMNYHQYGVPYSGVMDKKSSKIANALLGNRENDAVLEITMTGPTLKFNTTTIISITGADLTPRINGDRVSLNRSISVNKEDVLSFDKLKYGYRCYLAVYGGFQTETVMKSRSMYKNVTSQFTIQKEDRLPVLSLSKTIFKANASIKIDKSHFSDPMLLTYKGPEFEHLPQSAQKQLFSQNFNISKDNNRMAYQLEDIVENKLQPIITSLVQPGTVQLTPSGKLIVLMADGQTAGGYPRILQLTDIAVSKLSQKFTSKKVRFVLKEN from the coding sequence ATGATTGAAGTTATTAAACCAGGGTTTTATACTACAATTCAAGATTTAGGTAGGATGAATTATCATCAATATGGTGTACCTTATTCTGGGGTAATGGATAAGAAGTCATCCAAAATTGCTAATGCTTTGCTTGGAAACCGAGAAAATGATGCAGTTTTAGAAATTACTATGACTGGGCCTACATTAAAATTTAATACAACTACTATAATTAGTATTACTGGAGCAGATTTAACACCGAGAATTAATGGAGATAGAGTATCGCTTAATAGAAGTATTTCTGTAAATAAAGAAGACGTATTGTCTTTTGATAAGCTTAAATACGGATATAGATGTTACTTGGCTGTGTATGGTGGTTTTCAAACGGAAACCGTGATGAAAAGTAGAAGTATGTATAAAAATGTCACTTCTCAATTTACGATACAAAAAGAAGATCGTTTGCCTGTTTTAAGTCTAAGCAAAACTATTTTTAAAGCAAATGCTTCTATAAAAATTGATAAAAGTCATTTTAGTGACCCAATGCTATTGACTTATAAAGGGCCTGAATTTGAACACTTACCTCAATCTGCACAAAAACAATTATTTTCTCAAAACTTCAATATTTCTAAAGATAATAACAGGATGGCATATCAATTGGAAGATATTGTTGAAAATAAATTACAACCAATTATAACGTCATTAGTTCAACCAGGAACTGTACAGTTAACACCATCTGGAAAACTAATTGTTTTAATGGCAGATGGGCAAACTGCTGGCGGATACCCCAGAATATTACAACTTACTGATATAGCAGTAAGTAAGCTTTCTCAGAAATTTACAAGTAAGAAAGTTCGTTTTGTATTAAAAGAAAATTAG
- a CDS encoding peptidase S41 — protein MKTLIKVVFTCVLAFNMAYAQTPLVNEPALSPDGRSIAFNFQGDIWTSDVNGQNAKRITVHEAYDTKPIWSHDGKTIAFQSNRYGNNDIYVVPFNGGLPKRLTYRSAGDNITDYTKNGDILFSTRRDFAQVEREGETHIVNNSGGTPYRYMSALGFDATISPNGDFIAFVKGNCRIQREAYRGPANRNIWLYDIKNDKYTQLTTFNGNDFYPQWANNSTIYFQSSRSGRYNIHKLTIDASGKKTGNIDAVTSFKDFGIFSFKMSANGNDLIATKADKLYTINASTKALKEVTINIASDYRFDPIVHQRYTNRINGGAISPDGKYSVLVIRGELFITENNKEKNRAVNVSNSPYRDRTPVWIDDNSILFVSDRDGQNDFYMLKSGDPNEANLFKSLKHKITRITKTKGEESLPVISPDGKSIAFLRGRGKLVVASINDGKLSNEKVLLDGWSTPTGYTWSPDSKWLAYNLRNLDFNGEIYIHKADNSQKPVNISLHPKQDNAPIWSPDGKKLVFSSNRNNSDYDVWFVWLNKKDWQKTTQDWEEEANTPTKKDKKENGEKEVASMVIDFQDIHERQVQVTSYTGGEFAQAVSKDGQTIYYSTGNGTRENPNVQSDLFKIKWNGRDRKQITKNNTRPRGVIVNKKKTHLYLVRGAGTLSRINLANDKMESLPILARMDVNYIEESNQIFDEAWKAINDGFYDPNFHGQNWNELKKKYKPLALKASTRIDFQAIFNWMLGQINASHMGLRGGAPRENLQREVTGLLGLEMKPQANGGLLVEGVIANMPGDREVSKINPGDVITSINGTKLTKATNAYSLFTGTANEKIYLEVVNGTAKREVVIRPKSSNRIESYNAWVKERKRLTEQYSGGRLGYLHIQGMNWISFERFERELTASGLGKEGIVIDVRYNGGGWTTDYLMAVLNVKQYAYTVPRGAAKNLEREHKNFVNHYPFSERLPLASWVKPSIALMNHTSYSNAEIFSHAYKALGIGKLVGEPTFGAVISTGATGLIDGSSVRMPFRGWYVKASESNMELGPAIPDVEVYNNPDDKSKNKDSQLEKAVQELLSQIDN, from the coding sequence ATGAAAACTTTAATAAAAGTAGTATTTACTTGTGTCCTAGCTTTTAATATGGCTTATGCACAAACCCCATTAGTAAATGAACCTGCATTAAGTCCAGATGGAAGATCTATAGCTTTCAATTTTCAAGGAGATATATGGACCTCAGACGTAAATGGACAAAATGCAAAACGAATCACAGTTCATGAAGCTTACGATACAAAACCAATTTGGAGTCATGATGGAAAGACTATAGCTTTTCAAAGTAATAGGTATGGCAATAATGATATATATGTAGTACCATTTAATGGCGGCTTGCCTAAACGATTAACATATCGTTCTGCTGGAGATAATATAACAGATTATACCAAAAATGGAGATATACTTTTTTCTACTAGAAGAGATTTTGCGCAAGTAGAACGTGAAGGCGAAACTCATATTGTAAATAATTCTGGCGGAACTCCATACAGATATATGAGTGCCCTAGGATTTGATGCAACAATATCTCCTAATGGTGATTTTATTGCTTTTGTAAAAGGGAATTGTAGAATTCAAAGAGAAGCATATCGAGGACCTGCAAATAGAAATATCTGGTTGTATGATATAAAAAATGATAAATATACCCAGTTAACGACATTTAATGGAAATGATTTTTATCCACAGTGGGCTAATAATTCAACCATTTATTTTCAATCATCTAGGAGTGGAAGGTATAATATTCATAAGTTAACAATTGATGCATCTGGTAAAAAAACAGGAAATATAGATGCGGTGACTTCTTTTAAAGATTTTGGAATATTCTCTTTTAAAATGAGTGCTAATGGTAATGATTTAATTGCAACTAAAGCAGATAAATTGTATACGATTAATGCATCAACAAAAGCATTAAAAGAAGTGACTATTAATATTGCTTCAGATTATAGGTTTGACCCTATAGTGCATCAGCGTTATACAAATAGAATTAATGGTGGAGCAATATCACCTGATGGGAAATATAGTGTATTAGTTATACGAGGAGAATTATTTATTACAGAAAATAATAAAGAAAAAAATAGAGCAGTTAATGTATCTAATTCGCCTTATAGAGATCGAACGCCAGTTTGGATAGATGATAATTCAATTCTTTTTGTATCTGATAGAGATGGGCAAAATGATTTTTATATGCTTAAATCTGGAGACCCTAATGAGGCAAATCTTTTTAAAAGTTTAAAACATAAAATAACAAGAATAACAAAAACAAAAGGAGAAGAAAGCTTACCTGTGATTTCTCCAGATGGTAAATCGATTGCATTTCTTAGGGGAAGAGGAAAACTTGTTGTTGCTTCAATAAATGATGGTAAACTCTCTAATGAAAAAGTACTTTTAGATGGATGGAGTACTCCTACAGGATATACATGGTCTCCAGACTCTAAGTGGTTGGCTTATAATTTGAGAAACTTAGATTTTAATGGAGAAATATATATTCATAAGGCAGATAATTCACAAAAGCCAGTAAATATATCATTGCATCCAAAACAAGATAATGCTCCGATTTGGAGTCCAGATGGAAAAAAACTGGTGTTTTCTTCTAATAGAAATAATAGTGATTACGACGTATGGTTTGTTTGGTTAAATAAAAAGGATTGGCAAAAAACGACTCAAGATTGGGAAGAAGAAGCAAATACACCAACTAAAAAAGATAAAAAAGAGAATGGTGAAAAAGAAGTAGCTTCAATGGTTATTGATTTTCAAGATATTCATGAGCGACAAGTACAGGTGACGTCTTATACTGGAGGAGAATTTGCACAAGCGGTTTCTAAAGACGGACAAACTATATATTATTCAACTGGTAATGGAACTAGGGAAAACCCTAATGTACAATCAGATTTGTTTAAAATTAAATGGAATGGTAGAGATCGTAAACAGATTACCAAAAATAACACTAGACCAAGAGGGGTTATTGTAAACAAAAAGAAAACCCATTTGTATTTAGTTAGAGGTGCAGGAACCTTATCGAGAATTAATTTGGCAAATGATAAAATGGAAAGCTTGCCTATTTTAGCTAGAATGGATGTTAATTATATTGAAGAATCCAATCAAATATTTGATGAAGCATGGAAAGCTATTAATGATGGTTTTTACGACCCAAATTTCCATGGTCAAAATTGGAATGAATTAAAGAAAAAGTACAAACCATTAGCTTTAAAAGCATCTACTCGAATCGATTTTCAAGCAATTTTTAATTGGATGTTGGGGCAAATTAATGCAAGTCATATGGGGTTACGAGGAGGTGCTCCAAGAGAAAATTTACAACGAGAAGTAACAGGTTTGCTTGGGTTAGAAATGAAACCACAAGCTAATGGAGGTCTTTTGGTAGAAGGAGTAATAGCAAATATGCCTGGAGATAGAGAAGTTAGTAAAATAAATCCAGGAGATGTGATTACTTCTATTAATGGGACTAAGCTAACAAAAGCTACAAATGCTTACAGTTTGTTTACTGGAACTGCTAATGAGAAAATTTATCTTGAAGTAGTTAATGGAACTGCTAAAAGGGAAGTTGTTATTCGCCCCAAAAGTAGCAATAGAATAGAAAGTTATAATGCTTGGGTTAAAGAACGTAAGCGATTAACAGAGCAGTATTCTGGTGGAAGATTAGGGTATTTACATATACAGGGAATGAACTGGATAAGCTTCGAGCGTTTTGAAAGAGAACTAACAGCGTCTGGATTAGGGAAAGAAGGTATTGTAATAGATGTAAGGTATAATGGAGGCGGTTGGACCACAGATTATTTAATGGCGGTCTTAAATGTAAAGCAATACGCTTATACAGTGCCTAGAGGTGCTGCTAAAAACTTAGAAAGAGAGCATAAAAACTTTGTGAATCATTATCCATTTAGTGAGCGTTTACCATTAGCATCATGGGTAAAACCATCAATTGCTTTAATGAACCATACGAGTTACTCCAATGCAGAAATTTTTTCTCATGCTTATAAAGCATTAGGAATTGGTAAGTTGGTAGGAGAGCCTACATTTGGTGCGGTAATTTCAACTGGAGCTACAGGTTTAATAGATGGATCTTCTGTGAGAATGCCTTTTAGAGGATGGTATGTGAAAGCTTCAGAATCTAATATGGAATTAGGACCTGCTATTCCAGATGTTGAAGTTTACAATAACCCAGACGATAAATCAAAAAATAAAGATTCTCAATTAGAAAAAGCTGTACAAGAACTTTTAAGTCAAATAGATAATTAA
- a CDS encoding divalent metal cation transporter — MKNIFKNIGPGPLVAAAFIGPGTVTVCTIAGVNFGYSLLWAMTLAIITTIVFQGMSARLGLISQKGLSETIREEIKNPVFKVFSLILILSAIVIGNAAYEAGNISGGVLGLETIIGNPSVTIGNVSINALSLVIGTIAFILLYIGNYKVLERVLVGMVILMSLAFIITAILTKPDLIEVFKGAFIPKFPKESILTIIGLVGTTVPPYNLFLHASLVKEKWHSESDLKYVRKDTIIAVVFGGIVSMCIIMAGVSIQSADVSNASDLAKGLEPLFGSYAKYFLSIGLFSAGITSAITAPLAAAFVANGCLGWKAHMKSRKFRAVWMVILLLGVLFSSLGIKPIEIIKFAQVANGILLPVIAGFLIWIMNKSSILGKYRNNLIQNIFGFVILAISILLSVATLNKVFNLNIF; from the coding sequence TTGAAGAATATTTTTAAGAACATAGGCCCAGGCCCCTTAGTAGCAGCAGCATTTATAGGTCCAGGTACGGTAACGGTATGTACCATTGCAGGAGTGAATTTTGGCTATAGTTTGCTATGGGCGATGACCTTGGCAATAATTACAACAATTGTATTTCAAGGAATGTCTGCAAGATTAGGATTAATTTCTCAAAAAGGATTATCAGAAACCATTAGAGAGGAAATTAAAAATCCTGTATTTAAGGTATTTTCACTTATTCTTATTTTATCTGCAATTGTAATAGGAAATGCAGCTTATGAAGCTGGTAATATTAGTGGAGGTGTTCTAGGACTAGAAACCATTATAGGCAATCCTAGTGTAACTATAGGTAATGTATCTATTAATGCATTAAGTCTTGTTATTGGGACAATTGCTTTTATATTATTATACATTGGTAATTATAAAGTGTTAGAACGTGTTTTGGTAGGCATGGTAATACTGATGAGCTTAGCCTTTATAATTACTGCTATTTTAACTAAACCTGATCTGATAGAAGTCTTTAAAGGGGCTTTTATACCAAAATTCCCCAAAGAAAGTATATTGACCATAATAGGATTGGTAGGTACTACTGTACCACCTTATAATTTGTTTTTACACGCATCACTAGTAAAAGAAAAATGGCATTCTGAAAGTGATTTAAAATATGTTAGAAAAGACACGATTATCGCAGTAGTATTTGGAGGTATTGTCTCGATGTGTATTATAATGGCGGGAGTATCAATTCAATCTGCCGATGTATCTAATGCATCAGATTTAGCAAAAGGATTAGAGCCTCTGTTTGGAAGTTATGCGAAATACTTTTTGAGTATAGGATTGTTTTCTGCAGGAATAACTAGTGCGATTACTGCACCTCTAGCTGCTGCATTTGTTGCAAATGGCTGCTTGGGTTGGAAAGCTCATATGAAGTCCAGGAAATTTAGAGCAGTTTGGATGGTTATTTTACTTTTAGGGGTTTTGTTTTCTTCTTTAGGCATTAAACCTATCGAGATTATAAAGTTTGCTCAAGTAGCTAATGGAATTCTGTTACCTGTTATTGCTGGGTTTTTAATTTGGATAATGAATAAATCTTCTATTTTAGGGAAATATCGTAATAACTTAATTCAAAATATATTTGGTTTTGTGATTTTAGCGATCAGTATCCTTTTATCTGTAGCAACACTTAATAAAGTTTTTAATTTAAATATTTTTTAA
- a CDS encoding RluA family pseudouridine synthase encodes MSKTLSNASNLQILFEDNHIIIINKRAGDIVQGDKTGDTPLSDVVKAYIKNKYNKSGNAYLGVVHRLDRPTTGIVVFAKTSKALTRLNKLFAEKTINKTYWAIVKEKPKVEYATLTHWLKKNPKNNKSTAYIKEIASSKKAILDYKIIKSLDRYYLLEVNLHTGRHHQIRSQLSSIGCPIKGDLKYGFDRSNKDASIHLHSRKLEFIHPVTKENTIIIAPTPKDIIWEACHL; translated from the coding sequence TTGAGTAAAACACTCTCTAATGCATCTAATCTTCAAATTCTTTTCGAGGATAATCATATTATCATAATTAATAAACGTGCTGGAGATATTGTACAAGGCGATAAAACTGGAGACACTCCTTTAAGCGATGTTGTTAAAGCTTACATCAAAAACAAATATAACAAATCAGGGAATGCTTACTTAGGTGTTGTACATCGCTTAGATCGACCAACCACAGGTATTGTTGTGTTTGCAAAAACATCAAAAGCACTAACGCGATTAAATAAATTATTTGCTGAGAAAACAATTAATAAAACATATTGGGCTATTGTTAAAGAAAAGCCTAAAGTAGAATACGCCACTTTAACACATTGGTTAAAGAAAAATCCTAAAAACAACAAATCAACAGCTTATATTAAAGAAATTGCCAGTAGTAAAAAAGCTATTTTAGATTATAAAATCATTAAATCATTAGATCGTTATTATTTGCTAGAAGTTAATTTACATACTGGTAGACATCATCAAATACGTTCTCAGTTATCGAGTATTGGTTGTCCTATAAAAGGAGATTTAAAATACGGTTTTGATAGAAGTAATAAAGATGCAAGTATTCATTTACATTCTCGAAAATTAGAATTTATCCACCCTGTAACAAAAGAAAATACAATTATTATAGCTCCTACTCCTAAAGATATTATTTGGGAAGCTTGTCATCTTTAA
- a CDS encoding aldehyde dehydrogenase, with product MDASNLIASQQVFFKSHQTKNVDYRKTALKKLKAEILLREQDIYNAIQDDFNKPEFETYISEIGVVLSEIDLAIKNINRWAKPKRVRASLLNFPSHDYIYNDPYGTVLIISPWNYPFQLAIAPLIVAIAAGNTVVLKPSEHTPNTSRLIFKIITTVFESKYVSVILGDASVAEKLLVHRWDYIFFTGSVSVGKFIAKAAAEHLTPVTLELGGKSPCIVDDTINLKLTARRIVWGKLLNAGQTCIAPDYLLVKSNIKEQLTIAIINEIKAAYSLDIEQSKDYSRIVNHNHLQRLKNLLEDETLLYGGETNIETNYLAPTLVDNPSLESAIMKEEIFGPILPIITFDTETDIDNVISHFEKPLSFYVFSKDKIFINTILSRYSFGGGVINDTLVHFANHKLPFGGVGHSGYGAYHGKTGFTTFSHQKAIVKKGTWLDISLRYAPYKGKLKLLKRLFKYLS from the coding sequence ATGGATGCTTCAAATTTAATCGCTTCTCAGCAAGTTTTTTTTAAATCACATCAAACTAAAAATGTAGATTACAGAAAAACAGCTCTTAAAAAGTTGAAAGCTGAAATTCTCTTACGAGAGCAGGATATTTATAATGCAATACAGGATGATTTTAATAAGCCTGAATTTGAAACCTATATAAGTGAAATTGGAGTTGTATTGTCTGAAATAGATTTAGCAATTAAAAACATTAATCGTTGGGCCAAACCTAAACGTGTTAGAGCTTCATTACTCAATTTTCCTTCTCACGATTATATTTATAATGACCCTTATGGAACGGTACTAATTATATCTCCTTGGAATTATCCATTTCAATTGGCTATTGCGCCTTTAATTGTGGCTATTGCTGCAGGTAATACTGTCGTTTTAAAACCTAGCGAACACACTCCAAATACCTCTCGGTTAATTTTTAAGATAATAACCACAGTTTTTGAATCTAAGTATGTTAGTGTTATTTTAGGTGATGCTTCAGTTGCAGAAAAACTATTAGTACATAGATGGGATTATATCTTCTTTACAGGTAGTGTTTCTGTTGGGAAGTTTATTGCTAAAGCTGCTGCTGAGCATTTAACACCCGTTACTTTAGAATTAGGTGGAAAATCACCTTGTATAGTTGATGATACTATAAACTTAAAGCTTACAGCACGCCGAATTGTTTGGGGGAAATTATTAAACGCTGGTCAAACTTGTATTGCTCCTGATTATTTACTTGTAAAATCAAATATTAAAGAGCAGTTAACTATTGCCATTATTAACGAAATTAAAGCAGCTTACAGCTTAGATATAGAGCAATCTAAAGATTATTCAAGGATTGTTAATCATAATCACTTACAACGTTTAAAAAACTTATTAGAAGACGAAACACTATTGTATGGAGGAGAAACAAATATAGAAACTAATTACTTGGCTCCTACGCTTGTAGATAATCCTAGTTTGGAAAGTGCTATTATGAAGGAGGAAATCTTTGGGCCAATACTTCCAATAATAACATTTGATACCGAAACAGATATTGATAATGTTATTAGTCATTTTGAAAAACCATTATCTTTTTATGTATTTTCTAAAGACAAAATATTTATAAACACTATTCTTTCTCGATATAGCTTTGGTGGAGGTGTAATAAACGATACATTAGTTCACTTTGCAAATCATAAGCTTCCTTTTGGTGGTGTAGGTCACAGTGGTTATGGAGCTTATCATGGTAAAACTGGGTTCACTACTTTTTCGCATCAAAAAGCAATAGTAAAAAAAGGAACTTGGTTAGATATTTCTCTTAGGTATGCTCCTTATAAAGGGAAATTGAAATTATTAAAGCGACTCTTTAAATATTTGTCTTAA